One segment of Octopus sinensis linkage group LG27, ASM634580v1, whole genome shotgun sequence DNA contains the following:
- the LOC118768202 gene encoding zinc finger protein 239-like: MTNYSLIMENFAKPKTPDTREKPYRCNICSESFTFNTQLTIHKCVHTGEKPYHCDICGKSFSQSGDFTKHKCTHTGEKPCHCDICGKSFSNNNYITRHRRIHTGDKPYECNICGKSFSLNTTLTSHRRIHTGEKPYHCEICGKSFSCNTHLIYHKCTHTGEKPYQCDICGKSFSQSPHLTNHKRTHTGEKPYHCDICGKSFSDNSHLTSHRRIHTGEKPFQCNICGKSFSRNCDLTSHVRTHTGEKPYHCEICGKSFSRNSNLISHNHIHTGEKLYQCDVCGKCFSQKGRLNTHVNIHTQV, translated from the exons ATGACAaattattctctcataatggAAAATTTCGCTAAACCAAAAACCCCTGATACAA gagagaagccatatcgttgtaaTATCTGTAGTGAATCATTCACTTTTAATACTCAGTTGACTATTCACAAAtgcgttcatacaggagagaaaccatatcattgtgacatctgtggtaaatctttctctcaaagtgGGGACTTCAccaaacacaaatgtacacatacaggagagaagccatgtcattgcgatatctgtggcaaatcattttctaACAACAATTACATAACTAGGCacagacgtattcacacaggggaTAAACCATATgagtgtaatatctgtggtaaatcgttttctcTTAATACCACTTTGACtagtcacagacgtattcatacaggagagaaaccatatcattgtgaaatctgtggtaaatcattctcttgtaaTACTCATTTGATTTatcacaaatgtacacatacaggggaaaaaccctatcagtgtgatatctgtggtaaatcattctctcaaagcccTCACTTGACTaatcacaaacgtacacatacgggagagaagccatatcattgcgatatctgtggcaaGTCATTTTCTGACAACAGTCACTTGACTagtcacagacgtattcacacaggggaaaaaccatttcagtgcaatatctgtggtaaatctttctctcgaaatTGCGATTTAACTAgtcacgtacgtacacatacaggagagaaaccatatcattgcgaaatctgtggtaaatcattctcccgtaATAGTAATTTGATTAGTCACAAtcatattcatactggggaaaaactatatcagtgtgatgtctgtggtaaatgttTCTCTCAAAAAGGACGCTTAAATACACATGTGAATATTCATACACAAGTGTAA
- the LOC118768215 gene encoding zinc finger protein 679-like, which yields MRYHCKTCGKSFSKKSTLTSHKRIHTGEKPYRCDTCGKSFSESSTITIHKRIHTGEKPYHCNICGKSFTANSDLTKHKHVHTGEKPHHCDICGGSFSNASYMKRHKRIHTAEKTYHCDTCGKSFYEIVI from the exons ATGCGATATCATTGTAAAACTTGTGGGaaatcattttctaaaaaaagcactttaactagtcacaaacgtattcacacag gtgagaaaccatatcgctgtgatacctgtggcaaatcattctccgAAAGTAGTACTATAACtattcacaagcgtattcatacaggagagaagccatatcattgtaatatctgtggtaaatcattcactgcaaACAgtgacttgactaaacacaagcacgttcatacaggagagaagccacatcactgtgacatctgtggtggGTCATTTTCTAATGCCAGTTACATGAAaaggcacaaacgtattcatacagctGAGAAgacatatcactgtgatacatgtggcaaatcattctatGAAATAGTGATTTAA